One genomic segment of Paenibacillus sp. FSL H8-0332 includes these proteins:
- a CDS encoding CAP domain-containing protein, with the protein MKSKTLKRVIGGSVAAVMALGISLPLQANAAAGAPAAAGSDMNFAQFMEYFTQNNSKTFVLDGNTYTVTKTFVYTTPVAAAPAAQPVAPAKPVATAAPVATAAPVATAKPAPAPVATAKPVVTPAPAPSTVPAVGTNVSSYTQQVVALVNKERAAAGLAPVSALDSLNKVAAAKAADMRSNNYFSHTSPTYGSPFDMMSAFGITYKAAGENIAMGQKTPQEVMTAWMNSPGHKANILSANFNYIGVGFDNNYWVQEFIGK; encoded by the coding sequence TGATGGCGCTTGGCATTTCTCTTCCATTACAAGCAAACGCAGCAGCCGGTGCCCCTGCGGCAGCCGGATCAGATATGAATTTCGCACAGTTCATGGAGTACTTCACGCAGAACAATTCGAAGACTTTCGTACTTGATGGCAATACGTACACTGTCACTAAAACCTTTGTATACACAACGCCAGTTGCAGCTGCCCCGGCAGCACAGCCGGTAGCTCCGGCTAAGCCGGTTGCCACAGCAGCACCAGTGGCTACAGCGGCACCGGTAGCAACAGCCAAGCCAGCCCCTGCACCCGTGGCCACTGCGAAACCTGTGGTAACCCCGGCCCCGGCTCCATCTACAGTTCCTGCGGTTGGTACTAACGTCTCCAGCTACACACAGCAAGTAGTCGCACTGGTGAACAAAGAGCGCGCTGCAGCTGGACTAGCCCCTGTCTCCGCACTGGACAGCCTGAACAAAGTGGCTGCGGCGAAGGCAGCGGACATGCGCTCGAACAACTATTTCTCACACACTTCTCCGACCTACGGATCACCTTTCGATATGATGTCGGCCTTCGGCATTACGTATAAGGCGGCTGGCGAGAATATCGCTATGGGCCAGAAGACCCCTCAGGAAGTTATGACGGCGTGGATGAACAGCCCGGGTCATAAGGCTAACATCCTGAGCGCGAATTTCAACTACATTGGCGTTGGTTTCGATAATAACTACTGGGTCCAGGAATTTATCGGTAAATAA
- a CDS encoding GDSL-type esterase/lipase family protein: MNDSKWTWRTVSLVSILATLLLITGFVYAVSDILNPKGEPLLSSLPQETAAPAAAASDEYKILALGDSLAKGTGDNSGQGFVKRTVDALSANGGKAELLGNMGINGLTTAALESKLQEEGVQYALRQANVILISIGGNDLFRGSDILGTGGSSGQAAASAKPSEEAAPQTTEAPANNKVEGTTPVPTASAGDLTPESLLSALPGAAKRLGSILDTVAKVNPQAQVYYIGLYNPFGDIEGLLIPGNQAVTAWNNAAMDMINRHQNMTLVPTFDLFDRHLAKYLSNDHFHPNGDGYQRMSERIVQAVR, from the coding sequence TTGAATGATTCCAAATGGACCTGGAGGACAGTGAGTCTGGTGTCCATCCTGGCAACTTTACTGTTGATCACAGGATTTGTGTATGCGGTGAGCGATATTTTGAACCCCAAGGGGGAGCCATTGCTCTCCTCCCTTCCGCAAGAGACGGCTGCACCGGCAGCCGCGGCAAGTGACGAATACAAGATCCTGGCGCTTGGCGATTCTTTGGCCAAAGGGACCGGTGACAACTCCGGGCAAGGGTTCGTTAAACGGACCGTGGACGCCTTGTCGGCCAATGGAGGAAAGGCAGAGCTGCTGGGGAATATGGGTATTAACGGACTGACCACGGCCGCCTTGGAGAGCAAGCTTCAGGAGGAAGGAGTGCAGTACGCGCTGCGTCAGGCGAATGTCATCCTGATCTCCATCGGCGGGAATGACCTGTTCCGGGGCTCGGATATTCTGGGCACAGGCGGGAGCAGCGGACAAGCAGCCGCCTCTGCGAAGCCTTCGGAGGAAGCAGCACCACAGACCACGGAAGCCCCTGCCAATAACAAGGTAGAAGGCACTACTCCGGTTCCAACCGCGTCTGCGGGTGATCTGACCCCGGAATCGCTCCTCTCCGCTCTGCCTGGGGCCGCCAAACGGCTGGGCAGCATACTGGATACGGTTGCAAAGGTGAATCCACAGGCACAGGTCTATTACATTGGACTGTATAATCCCTTCGGAGATATCGAGGGACTGCTTATTCCCGGCAATCAGGCGGTAACGGCGTGGAATAATGCGGCCATGGATATGATCAACAGACATCAGAACATGACACTGGTCCCGACCTTTGACCTGTTTGACCGTCATTTGGCAAAATACCTGTCGAACGATCATTTTCACCCGAACGGGGACGGTTATCAGCGGATGAGCGAGCGCATTGTACAAGCGGTTCGTTGA